The following is a genomic window from Nitrososphaerota archaeon.
GGAACGAGATTTGAGCAACAAGAAGACGGACGGATACAGGACGATACGCATCCAGGATGCGATCTATGCCGAGATCGAAAAGATGACGAAGGAAGAGGACTCGTTCTACAGGAGCGTCTCCGAGTTCGTGCACGAATCACTCCGGATCAGGCTGCAGGAGATCCGGCAGGGTAGAAAGAAGAGCTAGGCGCAGCCGTCGGCGTCGGCCGTGGCCTGGATTCCCTGTGCGACGATTATGCTGATGAAGGAGTCCAGCGAAATGTCCTTCTGGCTAGCATAGCTCTTGCAGAACTTCATCAGCTCCGCCGGCAGATGGACCACGAGGTCCCCCCCAACGCCCTTGTTGCGAGCTTGGTCTGGAGTCTCCTTCCGGCGGGGCGCTCTGGCTGCGGCGAAGGCGCTTGACGGCGCGAAGTATGGGAGATGGTCGTAGGGCCTCCTGTGGACCAGAAGCTGCGAAGTGCCCAGGCTGAAGGATAGTACCAGCATAAGCGCTAGCGAGACAGCCTTGGTTGAGCGTTTGGGTCCGCCCGCGGTCTCCTGCGCATGCAACTGCGCGTCGGCTCGCGTCCGAAGGCTGACTATATAACGCTGCTTTGCCGGAAGGGCACGGCGTGACGCGACGCCTCGACTGACGCCGGCATCGGCGTTCGTCACCTAGCGCTGGGCGGCGCGCTCAGGTCCATACGACAGGGACAGGAAGGCCGAGCTTGCGGCGACGCGGCCGAGGCGATCGGCCCGACGGACACAAGGGAGGAGCTCGCCAGGGCTCCTGCCGAGTAGGACACTTTCCGCCTCGCCAAGGTCATCGTCGAAACGCGCCCTGGCCCGTTTCTGCGTGCCGCCATGATGCCATAGAGCTGGAGCCTTTCAGAGGAGCGCGAACTCCCAGGCGGGAATCGCTTCCGCTCCTTCGACCGCTCCGCGCTCCATCGTGACGAGCAGCTTCCGCTTGACCCTCCCGTCGAACTTCCTGTCGAAGAGCCTGAGCTGCCTGGCGTCGGTCCCTCTTTCCTTCACCTCGACGGCCGTAAGTCCCTCCCCTTCTGGGAGGACGAAGTCCACTTCAAAGCCGTCTCTGTAGAAGAACCTCGCGTCGGTCTTGACGAGCACGAAGTTCTCGAGGAGCTTCGCAGGGTTCTCCTGACCGGAGGCCAGAGCCAGGTCCGGGGTCCCGAGATAGACCTTCTTCGCCTTTCGGGCGCTGGCCACGGGGCTCCCTCTATAGTTGTAGACCGATCTCGTGAGAAGGCCGTATTCTAGGTATCCGAAGTAGTCGGAGACGACCCGCTGATCCCTTCCGAGGTTCTTCGAGACCTCTCTGTAGTTCGTTATCGCCCCCGGGTTCGCAGCCACGATATAGAAGAGCGCCCTCAGAAGTTCGACGTCCCGGAGCCCGAACTCAGACGGCAGGTCCCGGTAGATCACCCTCTCGACTATGCCTTCCCTGATGTAGTTCCTGGCGCGCTCTTCGTCCTCCTCACCGACCAGCTCAGGGAATG
Proteins encoded in this region:
- a CDS encoding ATP-binding protein, which translates into the protein MESSELARFNPWWTTGKVREALLERFRRKAYYAAEKELERRQATLIWGMRRMGKTVLIYQLIDKLLRSGTSPKSILYFSFDEAPSSIDAVLDAYQRVVLNRAFESSAGRIYIFFDEIQKAEDWEDKVKLHYDLYPNLKFVLTGSASVPLRRRSRESMAGRMLSLLVGPLSFEEFLELSGKAVRDIKMNPRLWDRDLAPLFHRYLRYGSFPELVGEEDEERARNYIREGIVERVIYRDLPSEFGLRDVELLRALFYIVAANPGAITNYREVSKNLGRDQRVVSDYFGYLEYGLLTRSVYNYRGSPVASARKAKKVYLGTPDLALASGQENPAKLLENFVLVKTDARFFYRDGFEVDFVLPEGEGLTAVEVKERGTDARQLRLFDRKFDGRVKRKLLVTMERGAVEGAEAIPAWEFALL